The genomic interval CGGTGAGTGTTTCCCGTCAAGTCGACCATCAAGTCACGGAACAAGCGATCGACCATCCAAGGCGGCTGATAATCATTTCCGCCAAACATGTTGTCCAAGTGTTCCAGCGCGATCTCCATTTCGTAGACACTGTCACGTCGTGCCTCGTCCATCCGCGGCGCTTGACTGGTCGGCCCGATGAACTTGCCGCTGAACAGGTACGAAAGGGCAGGGTGGTTGTGCCAAAACCGAATCATGCTGCCCAGCAAGTGCGGTCGTCGCAGGAACGGACTGTCCTCAGGTCGTGAACCGCCCATCACGATATGGGAACCGCCTCCGGTGCCGGTGTGGCTGCCGTCGATGTCAAACTTCTCGGCAACCAACCGACTCTCGCGTGCCTTTTGATACAGCGTCTCCGTCAAGCCGACCAGCTGCCTCCAGGAAGACGACGGCTGCACGTTGACTTCGATCACCCCCGGGTCCGGTGTGACTTTGAACATCTCGACGCGGTAATCCGTCGGCGGCAAATAGCCTTCCACGATGACTGGGATGTCCAGGTCGACACAGGTCTCCTCGACCGCCGCGATGAGATCCAAATAATCCTCCAACCTTTGAGTCGGAGGCATGAACACGTGCAGTCGACCGAAACGGCACTCGACACACAGGGCGGTCAAAACCAAATCGTCGGTCGGTGGCGTCGGCTCGTCCTGCAATTGCTGTTCGTTGATTCGGTTGATCCGCTCGGGATCCTGTTTGATCGTGTAAGCCGCAGGTAGCGCTTCGCGAGGTGCAAATGGATCAATCGGCGCGGCCAACAGATCGGCGTTCAATGAGGCACCTGCGCCGCCCTTGGGCAACGAGTCCAGCGGCAATCGCAAACCGATGGGCGAATCACCCGGCAACAAGAACAGCTTGTCACTCCGCAACGGCCATCGTCCGCTGATCCAACCCGAGTGTGCATTCCACCAGGCACGACGGATCGGCATCACAAATCCCACCGGATTGCTTAACCCCTGTGTGAACGTTCGCATCATCATCGCACGTTCGTTGGGATCGTCGAGCTTGGGGTCGGCCGGATCGACATCGATCGGCAACCGGTTCTCTCGCCACAGATAGTGAAAGGTGTCTTCGTAGACGGGAAAGGTGGTCTTTGCCGACACGCCGAGGTTGACCGCCAGATGCCGAACGAAGCGTTGGGCATCGTCATGCGTGTGGCCGTAGTTGGTTCCTTCGTCGGCGATGTATTTTGGGTTTTGCCAGACCGGTTCGCCGTCTCGACGCCACAGGCAAGTCAACGCCCAACGGGGCAATGATTCGCCTGGGTACCATTTTCCTTGACCGTAATGCAGCAATGCTCCGGGAGCTACTTCATCACGCAGTTTCAACAACAGCACATTGCTGAGCACACGTTTTTCGACGCCGACAGCATCCGTGTTCCATTGGGGATCATCGGGATTGTCGACGGAGACGAACGTGGGTTCGCCGCCCATCGTCAGCCGGACGTCTTGGTCGACCAATAGTCGATCCACGTGATCTCCTGCCGCGAGGATCTCGTTCCACTGCTGGTCCGTGTAGGGCCGACTGGTGCGAGGTTGCTCTTCGATCCGCTTGACCGACATCTCGTGTTTGAACTCGACCTCGCACGGTTCGTGTCCGCCGGTGATGGGAGCAGCCCCGGTGTAGTGCGGAGTGCAAGACAATGGAATGTGTCCTTCGCCCGCCATCAAACCACTGGTCGGGTCCAGCCCGACCCAACCGGCCCCTGGCAGATAGACTTCCGTCCAAGCATGCAGGTCGCAAAAATCGGCCGTCGGTCCTTCGGGACCCTCAATCGGTTTCTCGTCCGGTGCCAGTTGAATCAAGTAACCCGAAACAAACCGAGCGGCCAATCCCGCGTGCCGGAACCCGTGAACCAACATCCAAGCCGAATCGCGACACGAGCCGCTGCCCAAAGTCAGTGTTTCCTCCGGCGTCTGGACTCCCGGCTCCATCCGCACGACGTAGTTGATCATCTTCTGGGCCGAACGGTTCACGTCGACCAGGAAATCGATCACCTGCTCACGCTCCTTGGGCATGGAATCGACCCACTGACTGAGTTTTGGCGTCAGCTCGCCCGGCACCAGATAAGGTGCCAACTGAACCTTCAGCGCCGGGTCATATTGGAACGGCCATGACTCTGCGTAATCCTCGATGAAGAAATCGAACGGATTGAAAACCGTCATGTCGACGACCAAGTCCACCATGATGGACAACTCGGTCGCCGGTTTGGGGAACACCAGTCGCGCCGCGGGATTGGCGAACGGATCCTGTTGCCAGTTGATAAAATGCTCGGTGGGACGAATTTGCAAATCGTATGAGACGACTTTAGTGCGACCGTGATAGGCCGGACGCAGACGCACCAATTGCGGCCCCAGACCGATCGGGCGGTCGTACTGGTAGTGGGTGTGATGGTGGAGAGCGACT from Stieleria varia carries:
- a CDS encoding DUF2126 domain-containing protein produces the protein MTIRVALHHHTHYQYDRPIGLGPQLVRLRPAYHGRTKVVSYDLQIRPTEHFINWQQDPFANPAARLVFPKPATELSIMVDLVVDMTVFNPFDFFIEDYAESWPFQYDPALKVQLAPYLVPGELTPKLSQWVDSMPKEREQVIDFLVDVNRSAQKMINYVVRMEPGVQTPEETLTLGSGSCRDSAWMLVHGFRHAGLAARFVSGYLIQLAPDEKPIEGPEGPTADFCDLHAWTEVYLPGAGWVGLDPTSGLMAGEGHIPLSCTPHYTGAAPITGGHEPCEVEFKHEMSVKRIEEQPRTSRPYTDQQWNEILAAGDHVDRLLVDQDVRLTMGGEPTFVSVDNPDDPQWNTDAVGVEKRVLSNVLLLKLRDEVAPGALLHYGQGKWYPGESLPRWALTCLWRRDGEPVWQNPKYIADEGTNYGHTHDDAQRFVRHLAVNLGVSAKTTFPVYEDTFHYLWRENRLPIDVDPADPKLDDPNERAMMMRTFTQGLSNPVGFVMPIRRAWWNAHSGWISGRWPLRSDKLFLLPGDSPIGLRLPLDSLPKGGAGASLNADLLAAPIDPFAPREALPAAYTIKQDPERINRINEQQLQDEPTPPTDDLVLTALCVECRFGRLHVFMPPTQRLEDYLDLIAAVEETCVDLDIPVIVEGYLPPTDYRVEMFKVTPDPGVIEVNVQPSSSWRQLVGLTETLYQKARESRLVAEKFDIDGSHTGTGGGSHIVMGGSRPEDSPFLRRPHLLGSMIRFWHNHPALSYLFSGKFIGPTSQAPRMDEARRDSVYEMEIALEHLDNMFGGNDYQPPWMVDRLFRDLMVDLTGNTHRAEICIDKMFSPDSSTGRLGLVELRGFEMPPSARVNLSQQLLIRSIVAAFWQRPYTRTLTRWGTSLYDRFLLPHFVWTDLCDLIQELKQNGVPMKPEWFVPHHEFRFPKIGGIQCGSVSLEIRTAIEPWYLMGEEPAGGGTARFVDSSMERLQVCVDGMDPKRHAVLCNGRRVPMHPTGVAGRFVAGIKYRAWQPPRCLHPMIGVHVPLQFDLVDRRTEYSMGGCRYFTADPSGRAHEIFPINANEAESRRATRFHAGTATGGRLAVPDLPVPLSTPDEYPITFDMRRGW